A window of the Arachis duranensis cultivar V14167 chromosome 5, aradu.V14167.gnm2.J7QH, whole genome shotgun sequence genome harbors these coding sequences:
- the LOC107488941 gene encoding uncharacterized protein LOC107488941, translating into MAFTSTLSLYSHPQVRCCRHRRLQSLPLTAAGLGKLTLLPIWRTRAASRARFGCFVVKASSSVEGTPARSTGSRRVYRRSQATAAPIAPLKRVADFVAPFGLIFAISFVVWKIVEKILYPTPKRLESSTVEGQSASQGVKWSIAAGTNLLSQLGAKIERQSKQKLNEFARELRSFPSIDMSGRNFGDEGLFFLAESLAYNQIVEEVSFAANGITAAGLKAFDGVLQSNIALKILDLSGNPVGDEGVKCLCDILVDNSGIEKLQLNSTDLGDEGAKAIAEMLKKNSSLRVIELNNNMIEYSGFSSLAGALLENNSLRNIHLNGNYGGALGANALAKALEGNKSLRELHLHGNSIGDEGVRSLMTGLSIYKGKLAILDIGNNSITAKGAVHVAEYIRKSKSILWLNLYMNDIGDEGAEKIADALKENRSITTIDLGGNNIHAVGVTSIAKVLKDNSVITTLELSYNPIGPDGANALAEVLKFHGNVKTLKLGWCQIGAKGAESIADALKYNTTIETLDLRANGLRDDGALCLARSLKVVNEALTSLDLGFNEIRDDGAFAIAQALKSNEDVNVTSINIANNFLTKFGQSALSDAKDHVYEMAEKEINIFY; encoded by the exons ATGGCCTTCActtccactctctctctctactCTCACCCTCAA GTTCGTTGCTGCCGCCACCGCCGACTGCAATCGCTGCCGCTGACTGCAGCCGGTTTGGGCAAGCTCACACTGCTTCCGATTTGGAGAACGCGTGCAGCCTCCAGAGCGCGGTTTGGATGCTTCGTCGTTAAGGCCTCTTCCAGCGTTGAAGGAACTCCGGCTCGTTCCACCGGTTCTCGCAGAGTCTACCGCCGGTCTCAGGCCACCGCGGCGCCAATTGCCCCTCTGAAACGAGTTGCTGACTTTGTTGCTCCATTTGGATTGATTTTCGCCATCTCTTTTG TTGTTTGGAAAATAGTGGAGAAGATTCTTTATCCAACTCCAAAGCGATTGGAGTCATCAACTGTCGAAGGCCAATCTGCTTCACAAGGAGTGAAATGGTCTATTGCTGCTGGCACCAATTTGTTATCCCAGCTAGGTGCAAAGATTGAAAGGCAATCTAAGCAGAAGCTGAATGAGTTTGCTCGAGAACTGAGGTCATTTCCAAGTATTGATATGTCAG GACGGAACTTCGGCGATGAAGGGTTATTCTTTCTTGCTGAGAGCTTGGCATACAACCAG ATTGTGGAGGAAGTGAGTTTTGCAGCAAATGGAATAACTGCAGCTGGGTTGAAAGCTTTTGATGGTGTTCTTCAATCAAACATTGCATTGAAGATTCTTGATCTTTCAGGAAACCCTGTTGGAGATGAAGGAGTTAAG TGCTTATGTGACATACTGGTGGATAACTCTGGCATTGAGAAGCTCCAGCTAAACAGTACTGACTTGGGTGATGAG GGGGCAAAAGCTATTGCAGAAATGTTGAAGAAGAATTCTAGTTTGCGGGTTATCGAACTTAACAACAATATGATTGAATATTCT GGATTTTCAAGTTTGGCTGGAGCACTTCTTGAAAATAACAGCTTACGCAATATCCATCTCAA tGGCAATTATGGTGGCGCTTTGGGGGCTAATGCATTGGCTAAAGCACTTGAGGGCAACAAGTCTTTAAGG GAGCTTCATCTGCATGGAAATTCTATTGGTGATGAAGGAGTCCGTTCTTTGATGACAGGATTATCTATCTATAAAG ggaaacttgcaattctggaCATTGGAAACAACTCAATAACAGCTAAAGGTGCGGTCCATGTTGCTGAGTATATCAGGAAGAGCAAGAGCATTCTATGGTTGAACCTTTACATGAATGACATTGGTGATGAG GGCGCGGAAAAAATTGCAGATGCTTTGAAGGAAAACCGTTCCATAACGACAATAGATCTG GGTGGAAACAACATTCATGCTGTTGGAGTGACTTCTATTGCTAAAGTTTTGAAAGATAATTCAGTTATTACCACT TTAGAACTTAGTTATAATCCCATTGGGCCAGATGGAGCCAATGCTTTGGCTGAGGTTCTGAAGTTTCATGGAAACGTAAAAACACTTAAGCTTGGTTGGTGCCAG ATAGGAGCAAAGGGAGCAGAATCCATTGCAGATGCTTTAAAATATAATACTACAATTGAAACTCTGGACCTGCGAGCAAATGGACTAAGAGATGAT GGTGCACTCTGCCTGGCTCGCAGCTTGAAAGTGGTTAATGAAGCTTTAACCTCTCTAGACTTGGGATTTAATGAAATAAGG GATGATGGCGCTTTTGCTATTGCTCAAGCTCTGAAGTCAAATGAGGATGTCAATGTTACATCCATAAACATTGCGAATAACTTCCTTACAAAATTTGGGCAG AGTGCTTTATCTGATGCAAAGGATCATGTCTATGAGATGGCGGAAAAGGAAATCAACATTTTCTACTAG